A window of Raineyella sp. W15-4 contains these coding sequences:
- the ribD gene encoding bifunctional diaminohydroxyphosphoribosylaminopyrimidine deaminase/5-amino-6-(5-phosphoribosylamino)uracil reductase RibD, with protein MNRSDAVDGPASYAVAPEATVSDATVSDATGTDLLRLRRAIDLALRSPLPDPNPRVGAVLVAPDGTVVGEGWHHGAGTPHAEIEALRAAGPAAHGATAYVSLEPCNHTGRTGPCAVALAEAGVARVVFAQPDPNPTAAGGGDTLRAAGIAVSGGLLATEAEAVNRVWTRAVRLGRPYVTWKVAATLDGRTAAADATSQWITSPAARADVHRLRATCDAILVGTGTALADDPRLTVRDAEGRPTGRQPLRVVLGDRPLPETARLRSPEAETLFVPDHQPGRALAQLHRAGIRHAWLEGGATLAAAFLRDRLVDEVVVYLAPTLLGAGRPMVGDLGIGTLADAVHLDLVDVTRVGPDLRLTLAPAGREE; from the coding sequence ATGAACCGGTCGGATGCCGTGGACGGCCCGGCGTCGTACGCCGTCGCGCCGGAAGCCACTGTGTCAGATGCCACTGTGTCAGATGCCACCGGGACCGACCTGCTCCGGCTGCGCCGGGCGATCGATCTGGCGCTCCGCTCTCCCCTCCCGGACCCCAACCCCCGGGTCGGCGCGGTGCTGGTCGCCCCCGACGGCACGGTCGTCGGCGAGGGCTGGCACCACGGCGCGGGCACCCCGCACGCCGAGATCGAGGCCCTGCGGGCAGCGGGTCCCGCCGCCCACGGCGCCACCGCGTACGTTTCCCTGGAACCCTGCAACCACACCGGCCGGACCGGCCCGTGCGCCGTCGCCCTGGCCGAGGCCGGCGTGGCACGGGTGGTGTTCGCCCAACCCGATCCGAATCCGACCGCCGCCGGCGGCGGTGACACCCTCCGCGCAGCGGGCATCGCGGTCAGCGGCGGCCTGCTGGCGACCGAGGCCGAGGCGGTGAACCGGGTCTGGACCCGGGCGGTGCGGCTCGGGCGCCCGTACGTCACCTGGAAGGTGGCCGCTACCCTGGACGGGCGCACCGCGGCCGCCGACGCCACCTCGCAGTGGATCACCTCCCCCGCCGCCCGCGCCGACGTGCACCGGCTCCGCGCCACCTGCGACGCAATCCTGGTCGGCACCGGCACCGCGCTGGCCGACGATCCGCGGCTGACCGTCCGCGACGCCGAGGGCCGGCCCACCGGGCGCCAGCCGCTCCGGGTGGTGCTCGGTGACCGGCCGCTGCCGGAGACGGCGCGGCTGCGGTCGCCGGAGGCGGAGACGCTGTTCGTGCCGGACCATCAGCCGGGCCGAGCCCTCGCCCAACTGCACCGGGCCGGCATCCGGCACGCCTGGCTCGAGGGCGGCGCCACCCTGGCGGCAGCCTTCCTGCGGGACCGCCTGGTCGACGAGGTCGTCGTCTATCTCGCCCCGACCCTGCTCGGCGCCGGCCGGCCGATGGTCGGCGACCTGGGCATCGGCACCCTCGCCGACGCCGTGCACCTGGACCTGGTCGACGTCACCCGCGTCGGCCCCGACCTGCGACTGACCCTGGCTCCGGCCGGGAGGGAGGAATGA
- a CDS encoding ExeM/NucH family extracellular endonuclease, which yields MSSRPRLAAVGLVAVLGGAAVLAPLASVPARAAADHVLINEVYGGGGNSGATLKNDFVELYNPTTGPISLAGWTVNYYSAAGTTPTTCNLSGTVAAGSHFLVQQAAGTGGSQSLPAPDAACNATMSATAGRVTLADAAGATVDLVGYGATAKPYEGTGPAPTLSNTTSASRTNFVDTDNNAADFTAGAPTPRNSTDGGATPSPTPTPTATPTPSLTTIAQIQGTGATSPLVGTTVTTRGVVTAAYPTGGFDGFYLQTPGTGSTPKKAGDASDGIFVYGSAAVKTVQAGQCYTVTGKVSEYNGLTELGSPAVTPADGCAPVTATDLATLPVTDADREAYEGMLVRPLGSYTITNNYQLNQYGQLGLAVGDQPLRTATDVVTPDKATAYEAENLKKYVTLDDGSSWDYLNNATAKNSPLPYLSQDEPMRTGSHLTFDKPVILDYRYQWNYQPTGQIVGATDDQDPVAPQNDRETTSPAVGGDVRIATFNVLNYFTDLGKDEAGCAAYNDRAGTPVATNNCQVRGAYTQQAFDDQQAKIVTAINRLGADIVSLEEIETSSAISYLPGQDRDTSLAILVAALNKAGGHWAYVPSPKVVPSNQDVIRTAFIYNVDRVQLNGPSQILLDPAFANARQPLAQKFKLRKAGSPFVVIANHFKSKSSGDDDGTGQGLSNPSRVAQAHALTGWVTQVFGGEAVFLVGDFNAYSQEDPVRVIEQAGYTNLAEVKDPTATTYQYSGRMGSLDHAFANAKAQKMVTGAGVWDINADESIVMQYSRRNYNATDFYTTDAYAASDHDPLVVGLKANGAKG from the coding sequence ATGTCCTCTCGTCCCCGTCTGGCCGCGGTCGGCCTGGTGGCGGTGCTCGGCGGAGCGGCGGTCCTCGCCCCGCTGGCCTCCGTCCCCGCGCGTGCCGCTGCCGACCATGTCCTGATCAACGAGGTGTACGGCGGTGGTGGCAACAGCGGTGCCACCCTCAAGAACGACTTCGTCGAGCTGTACAACCCGACCACCGGCCCGATCAGCCTCGCCGGTTGGACGGTGAACTACTACTCGGCCGCCGGCACCACGCCGACCACCTGCAACCTGTCCGGCACCGTGGCGGCCGGCTCCCACTTCCTGGTCCAGCAGGCCGCGGGCACCGGTGGCAGCCAGTCACTGCCGGCTCCCGACGCGGCGTGCAATGCGACGATGAGCGCCACCGCCGGACGCGTGACGCTGGCGGACGCTGCCGGCGCGACCGTCGACCTGGTCGGCTACGGCGCCACCGCCAAGCCGTACGAGGGCACCGGCCCTGCGCCCACCCTGTCCAACACCACCTCCGCTTCCCGGACGAACTTCGTCGACACCGACAACAATGCCGCCGACTTCACCGCCGGCGCCCCCACCCCGCGGAACAGCACCGACGGCGGCGCGACCCCCAGCCCGACGCCGACACCGACCGCGACGCCTACCCCGAGCCTGACCACGATCGCCCAGATCCAGGGCACCGGCGCCACGTCGCCGCTCGTCGGCACGACGGTGACCACCCGGGGCGTCGTGACGGCGGCCTACCCGACCGGTGGTTTCGACGGGTTCTACCTGCAGACGCCCGGCACCGGCAGCACCCCGAAGAAGGCCGGCGACGCGTCCGACGGCATCTTCGTCTACGGCTCCGCTGCGGTGAAGACCGTCCAGGCCGGCCAGTGCTACACCGTCACCGGCAAGGTCTCCGAGTACAACGGGCTGACCGAGCTCGGCAGCCCCGCGGTCACCCCGGCCGACGGTTGCGCCCCGGTCACCGCGACCGACCTGGCCACCCTGCCGGTGACCGACGCCGACAGGGAGGCGTACGAGGGCATGCTGGTCAGGCCCCTCGGCAGCTACACGATCACGAACAACTACCAGCTGAACCAGTACGGCCAGCTCGGCCTCGCCGTCGGCGACCAGCCGCTGCGGACCGCCACCGACGTGGTCACCCCCGACAAGGCGACCGCATACGAGGCGGAGAACCTGAAGAAGTACGTCACCCTCGATGACGGTTCCAGCTGGGACTACCTGAACAACGCGACCGCGAAGAACTCGCCGCTGCCGTACCTGTCGCAGGACGAGCCGATGCGCACCGGCTCGCACCTCACGTTCGACAAGCCGGTCATCCTGGACTACCGCTACCAGTGGAACTACCAGCCGACCGGTCAGATCGTCGGTGCGACCGACGACCAGGACCCGGTGGCCCCGCAGAACGACCGTGAGACGACCTCGCCGGCGGTGGGCGGTGACGTCAGGATCGCCACCTTCAACGTGCTGAACTACTTCACCGACCTGGGCAAGGACGAGGCCGGCTGCGCGGCCTACAACGATCGCGCCGGCACCCCGGTGGCCACCAACAACTGCCAGGTCCGCGGGGCGTACACCCAGCAGGCGTTCGACGACCAACAGGCGAAGATCGTCACCGCGATCAACCGGCTCGGCGCCGACATCGTCTCGCTGGAGGAGATCGAGACCTCGTCGGCGATCAGCTACCTGCCGGGCCAAGACCGCGACACGTCGCTCGCGATCCTCGTCGCCGCGCTGAACAAGGCCGGCGGCCACTGGGCGTACGTTCCCTCGCCGAAGGTCGTCCCGAGCAACCAGGACGTCATCCGCACCGCGTTCATCTACAACGTCGACCGGGTCCAGCTCAACGGCCCCTCGCAGATCCTGCTGGATCCCGCCTTCGCCAATGCCCGCCAGCCGTTGGCCCAGAAGTTCAAGCTGCGCAAGGCCGGGTCGCCCTTCGTGGTGATCGCGAACCACTTCAAGTCGAAGAGCTCCGGCGACGACGACGGCACCGGCCAGGGCCTGTCCAACCCGTCGCGGGTGGCCCAGGCCCACGCCCTGACCGGCTGGGTCACGCAGGTCTTCGGCGGCGAGGCGGTGTTCCTGGTGGGCGACTTCAACGCCTACTCCCAGGAAGATCCGGTCCGGGTCATAGAGCAGGCCGGCTACACCAACCTCGCCGAGGTGAAGGACCCGACCGCCACGACCTACCAGTACTCCGGGCGGATGGGCTCGCTGGACCACGCCTTCGCCAACGCCAAGGCCCAGAAGATGGTCACCGGCGCCGGGGTGTGGGACATCAACGCCGACGAGTCGATCGTGATGCAGTACTCGCGTCGCAACTACAACGCGACCGACTTCTACACCACCGACGCGTACGCCGCCTCCGACCACGACCCGCTGGTGGTCGGTCTGAAGGCGAACGGCGCGAAGGGCTGA
- the gdhA gene encoding NADP-specific glutamate dehydrogenase has translation MRRNLQVVYDTVVRRNQGEPEFHQAVHEVLESLGPVFAQHPEYIEAAILDRIVEPERQVMFRVPWIDDAGKVRVNRGYRVESNSALGPYKGGLRFHPTVYSGIIKFLGFEQVFKNSLTGLAMGGGKGGSDFDPHDKSDNEVMRFCQSFMIELSRHIGEYTDVPAGDIGVGGREIGYLFGQYKRLTNRFEAGVLTGKGLTWGGSLARTEATGYGLIHFVTEMLRMDGQDLDGKVISVSGSGNVAIFAVELAQQLGGRPITISDSSGYVVDSDGIDLELLKRVKLEERGRVSDYAALRPGARFVSGGSVWDVPVEIALPCATQNEIHGDHAVTLVKHGVKLVAEGANMPSTPDAIETFRQAGVKFGPAKAANAGGVATSGLEMQQNASREFWSFEMTATRLETIMSNLHTRCLEAADRYGCPGDYALGANAAGFVKVADAMLDQGVV, from the coding sequence CTGCGCAGGAATCTGCAGGTGGTCTACGACACGGTCGTCCGCCGCAACCAGGGGGAACCGGAGTTCCACCAGGCCGTCCACGAGGTGCTCGAGAGCCTCGGCCCGGTGTTCGCCCAGCATCCCGAGTACATCGAGGCGGCGATCCTCGACCGCATCGTCGAGCCGGAACGCCAGGTGATGTTCCGCGTCCCGTGGATCGACGACGCCGGTAAGGTCCGGGTCAACCGCGGCTACCGCGTCGAGTCCAACTCAGCGCTCGGCCCGTACAAGGGTGGTCTGCGGTTCCACCCCACGGTCTACTCCGGCATCATCAAGTTCCTCGGCTTCGAGCAGGTCTTCAAGAACTCTCTCACCGGTCTGGCGATGGGCGGCGGCAAGGGCGGCTCGGACTTCGATCCGCACGACAAGTCCGACAACGAAGTGATGCGTTTCTGTCAGTCCTTCATGATCGAGCTCTCCCGCCACATCGGTGAGTACACCGACGTCCCGGCCGGCGACATCGGCGTCGGCGGCCGGGAGATCGGCTACCTCTTCGGGCAGTACAAGCGGCTGACGAACCGGTTCGAGGCCGGCGTGCTGACCGGCAAGGGCCTCACCTGGGGCGGCTCCCTGGCCCGCACCGAGGCGACCGGCTACGGTCTGATCCACTTCGTCACCGAGATGCTCCGGATGGACGGCCAGGACCTGGACGGCAAGGTGATCTCGGTCTCCGGGTCGGGCAACGTGGCGATCTTCGCGGTCGAGCTGGCTCAGCAGCTGGGCGGTCGGCCGATCACCATCTCCGACTCGTCCGGCTACGTGGTGGACTCCGACGGGATCGACCTCGAGCTGCTCAAGCGGGTCAAGCTGGAGGAACGCGGCCGGGTCTCCGACTACGCAGCGCTGCGCCCCGGGGCCCGGTTCGTCAGCGGCGGCAGCGTCTGGGACGTCCCGGTCGAGATCGCCCTGCCGTGCGCCACCCAGAACGAGATCCACGGCGACCACGCCGTCACGCTGGTCAAGCACGGTGTCAAGCTCGTCGCGGAGGGGGCGAACATGCCGAGCACCCCGGACGCCATCGAGACCTTCCGGCAGGCGGGGGTGAAGTTCGGCCCGGCGAAGGCCGCCAACGCCGGCGGTGTCGCGACGTCCGGGCTGGAGATGCAGCAGAATGCCAGCCGGGAGTTCTGGTCGTTCGAGATGACCGCGACCCGGCTCGAGACGATCATGAGCAACCTGCACACCCGCTGCCTGGAGGCGGCCGACCGGTACGGCTGCCCGGGCGACTATGCGCTCGGCGCGAACGCCGCCGGCTTCGTCAAGGTCGCCGACGCGATGCTCGACCAGGGCGTCGTCTGA
- the ribB gene encoding 3,4-dihydroxy-2-butanone-4-phosphate synthase, with protein sequence MSESVVSGPAVGFSPIERALEELRRGRPVLVLDDEDRENEGDVILSAQTLTEEWLGWTIRHSSGYLCAPMSRARADALELPLMVARNSDPLRTAYTVSCDAATGVTTGISAHDRTRTLHVLADPESGPDALIRPGHILPLRARDGGVLERRGHTEAAVDLCRLAGLEPVGAIGELVHDDGSMMRTPDVLALGAAEGLAVITIAELASWRETHDRVRRDAMTRLPTPNGEFTVVGYLDLQTGAEHVALISPRGLRGRNGSVPAVRVHSECLTGDVFGSLRCDCGPQLEQSLATVAERGGAVVYLRGHEGRGVGLLAKLQAYHLQDEGLDTVDAQTRLGLPVDDREYGAAAAILYDLGVTRLELMTNNPDKVRALRTAGIEVTDVAPSWTQPTPDNEFYLRTKRDRMGHRILLDGVPHSIATPQEV encoded by the coding sequence ATGAGTGAGTCAGTCGTGAGCGGGCCGGCGGTCGGGTTCAGCCCCATCGAGCGGGCGCTCGAGGAGCTGCGGCGCGGCCGCCCCGTGCTCGTCCTGGACGACGAGGACCGGGAGAACGAGGGGGACGTCATCCTCTCCGCGCAGACCCTGACCGAGGAGTGGCTGGGCTGGACCATCCGGCACTCCTCGGGCTACCTGTGCGCCCCGATGTCGCGGGCCCGCGCCGACGCGCTCGAACTGCCGTTGATGGTCGCCCGCAACTCCGACCCGCTGCGGACCGCGTATACGGTCTCCTGCGACGCCGCCACCGGGGTCACCACCGGCATCTCCGCCCACGACCGGACCCGTACGCTGCACGTGCTCGCCGACCCGGAGTCCGGGCCGGACGCGCTGATCCGGCCCGGCCACATCCTCCCGCTGCGGGCCCGCGACGGCGGCGTCCTGGAGCGACGTGGCCACACCGAGGCCGCAGTGGACCTGTGCCGGCTCGCCGGGCTGGAGCCGGTCGGCGCGATCGGTGAACTGGTGCACGACGACGGCTCGATGATGCGGACGCCCGACGTCCTCGCCCTGGGCGCGGCGGAGGGCCTGGCGGTGATCACCATCGCCGAGCTGGCCAGCTGGCGGGAGACCCACGACCGGGTCCGGCGGGACGCGATGACCCGGCTCCCCACCCCGAACGGCGAGTTCACCGTGGTCGGCTACCTGGACCTGCAGACCGGCGCCGAGCACGTGGCGCTGATCAGCCCCCGGGGCCTGCGCGGCCGCAACGGCAGCGTGCCGGCGGTCCGGGTGCACTCGGAGTGCCTGACCGGGGACGTCTTCGGGTCGCTGCGCTGCGACTGCGGACCCCAGCTCGAACAGTCCCTCGCCACGGTGGCCGAGCGGGGCGGCGCGGTCGTCTACCTGCGCGGCCACGAGGGGCGTGGGGTGGGCCTGCTGGCCAAACTGCAGGCCTACCACCTGCAGGACGAGGGTCTGGACACCGTCGACGCGCAGACCCGGCTCGGGCTGCCGGTCGACGACCGCGAGTACGGCGCCGCGGCGGCGATCCTGTACGACCTCGGGGTGACCCGGCTGGAGCTGATGACGAACAACCCGGACAAGGTGCGCGCGCTGCGGACCGCCGGGATCGAGGTCACCGACGTCGCCCCGTCGTGGACCCAGCCGACCCCCGACAACGAGTTCTACCTGCGCACCAAGCGCGACCGCATGGGCCACCGCATCCTGCTGGACGGTGTGCCGCACTCCATCGCCACCCCCCAGGAGGTCTGA
- the ribH gene encoding 6,7-dimethyl-8-ribityllumazine synthase, whose translation MAGFGSPHITANGTGRRVAVIGAQWYPEVTDQMVARAAAALTEHGVTEVTVVRVPGTFELPVVCRRLADRFDALVALGVVVRGGTPHFDYVCEAATIGLTQVAVDTGVPVGFGVLTCDDEQQALDRAGLPDSKEDKGYEAGIAVLATLDALDAVPAGRG comes from the coding sequence ATGGCCGGCTTCGGCTCCCCGCACATCACCGCGAACGGCACCGGGCGGCGCGTCGCCGTGATCGGCGCACAGTGGTACCCCGAGGTCACCGACCAGATGGTGGCCCGCGCCGCCGCGGCGTTGACGGAGCACGGGGTCACCGAGGTCACCGTCGTCCGGGTCCCGGGCACCTTCGAACTGCCGGTCGTCTGCCGGCGTCTCGCCGACCGGTTCGACGCGCTGGTGGCCCTGGGGGTCGTCGTCCGGGGCGGTACGCCGCACTTCGACTATGTCTGTGAGGCGGCCACCATCGGGCTGACCCAGGTCGCCGTCGACACCGGGGTCCCGGTCGGTTTCGGAGTGCTCACCTGCGACGACGAGCAGCAGGCACTGGACCGGGCCGGGCTGCCCGATTCGAAGGAGGACAAGGGCTACGAGGCGGGCATCGCGGTGCTGGCCACGCTGGACGCCCTCGACGCGGTCCCGGCCGGCCGCGGCTGA
- the dxr gene encoding 1-deoxy-D-xylulose-5-phosphate reductoisomerase — translation MRDVIILGSTGSIGTQALEVISSRRDRFRVVGLAAGGGSIATLAEQVLEFAPRTVALARPTAVQDLQLALYAAAQQRGWNRGDVRLPRIIAGPDAATELAADPADVVLNGITGSVGLLPTLAALRAGTTLALANKESLVIGGRLVTEAAAPGQLVAVDSEHSAFAQCLRAGRADEVDRLVLTASGGPFRGRTRAQLTDATPEQAMAHPTWQMGRVITINSATLVNKGLELIEAGLLYDMPLDRIQVVVHPQSIVHSAVQYVDGALIAQCSPPDMKLPIALGLTWPDRVPGAAAPVDWTTAAAWTFEPLDTEAFPAVELARRAGTLGGTAPAVFNAANEVCVDAFCEGRIGFLDIVDTIADVLDDHLSGGFLGDEEITVESVLGADAWARRAAGARTTGA, via the coding sequence GTGCGTGACGTGATCATTCTGGGCAGCACCGGCTCCATCGGCACCCAGGCGCTGGAGGTCATCTCCTCCCGCCGTGACCGGTTCCGGGTGGTGGGACTGGCCGCCGGTGGCGGCAGCATCGCGACGTTGGCCGAGCAGGTGCTCGAGTTCGCCCCGCGGACGGTGGCCCTGGCCCGGCCGACCGCGGTCCAGGACCTGCAGCTCGCCCTCTACGCCGCGGCACAGCAGCGGGGGTGGAACCGGGGCGACGTACGCCTCCCACGGATTATCGCCGGCCCCGACGCGGCGACCGAGCTGGCCGCCGACCCCGCCGACGTCGTGCTCAACGGGATCACCGGGTCGGTCGGCCTGCTGCCCACCCTGGCGGCGCTGCGGGCCGGCACCACGCTGGCCCTGGCCAACAAGGAGTCGCTGGTGATCGGCGGCCGGCTGGTCACCGAGGCCGCGGCGCCCGGACAGCTCGTCGCGGTCGACTCCGAGCACTCCGCCTTCGCCCAGTGCCTGCGCGCCGGACGCGCCGACGAGGTCGACCGGCTGGTGCTGACCGCCTCCGGCGGCCCGTTCCGGGGCCGGACCCGGGCCCAGCTCACCGATGCCACCCCGGAGCAGGCGATGGCCCACCCGACCTGGCAGATGGGCCGGGTGATCACCATCAACTCGGCGACCCTGGTCAACAAGGGCCTGGAGCTGATCGAGGCCGGGCTGCTCTACGACATGCCGCTGGACCGGATCCAGGTGGTGGTGCACCCGCAGTCGATCGTGCATTCCGCGGTGCAGTACGTCGACGGGGCGCTGATCGCGCAGTGTTCACCGCCGGACATGAAGCTGCCGATCGCCCTGGGTCTCACCTGGCCGGACCGCGTTCCGGGCGCCGCGGCCCCGGTGGACTGGACCACCGCGGCCGCCTGGACGTTCGAGCCACTGGACACCGAGGCGTTTCCCGCGGTTGAACTCGCGCGGCGTGCGGGCACACTGGGGGGGACGGCGCCGGCGGTGTTCAACGCTGCGAACGAGGTGTGTGTCGACGCGTTCTGCGAGGGACGGATCGGCTTCCTCGACATCGTGGACACCATCGCGGACGTGCTGGACGACCACCTGTCGGGCGGATTCCTCGGCGACGAGGAGATCACCGTGGAGTCGGTGCTTGGCGCCGATGCCTGGGCGCGGCGGGCTGCGGGCGCCCGCACTACCGGGGCCTGA
- a CDS encoding M50 family metallopeptidase — MQTVWYVLGALVFFALIMLSIALHEIGHLIPAKLFKVKVTEYFVGFGKTLWKRRIGSTDYGVKALPLGGYVRLVGMYPPAPGETRVKASGSNFFQQIAEDARAYEWEEITPEDDGTLFYQKPVWQRLIIMAGGVTMNLLLAFLLFLGVTAIAGVARPTLTVASVSECVIPASRTDQTCQPGDPRTPAAAMGVQAGDVIVSFNGRHPADWDQLSTMIRDNLSAPATLVVERGGQTLSLPTAPTVTTGVASRVDPGHNVEAGFLGVSPKVEVQRGGPVAVLKDMWTMTEQSAYALVSFPVNVWHTAVGLVTGQPRDIYGPVSVVGASRVAGEVVTTNQLSSANKVAVVAQLLGSVNLFVALFNIVPLPPLDGGHVAGALWDGLRRVAARLRSRATPPPFDTTKLLPLSWAVTAFVVVAGLVLVVADLVAPVRLF; from the coding sequence ATGCAGACGGTGTGGTACGTACTCGGGGCGCTGGTCTTCTTCGCCCTCATCATGCTGTCGATCGCGCTGCATGAGATCGGGCACCTGATCCCGGCGAAGCTCTTCAAGGTCAAGGTGACCGAGTACTTCGTCGGCTTCGGCAAGACGCTGTGGAAGCGCCGGATCGGCTCCACCGACTACGGCGTCAAGGCACTACCGCTGGGCGGGTACGTACGTCTCGTCGGGATGTACCCGCCGGCGCCCGGTGAGACCCGGGTGAAGGCGAGCGGCAGCAACTTCTTCCAGCAGATCGCCGAGGACGCCCGGGCGTACGAGTGGGAGGAGATCACTCCCGAGGACGACGGCACCCTCTTCTACCAGAAGCCGGTGTGGCAGCGGCTGATCATCATGGCCGGCGGGGTGACGATGAACCTGCTGCTGGCGTTCCTGCTGTTCCTCGGTGTCACCGCCATCGCCGGGGTGGCCCGGCCGACCCTCACTGTGGCGTCGGTGTCGGAGTGTGTCATCCCGGCCAGCCGCACCGACCAGACCTGCCAGCCGGGCGATCCCCGCACCCCGGCCGCCGCGATGGGCGTGCAGGCCGGTGACGTCATCGTGAGCTTCAACGGGCGTCACCCCGCCGACTGGGACCAGCTCTCCACGATGATCCGGGACAACCTGTCGGCTCCCGCCACGCTCGTCGTCGAGCGCGGCGGACAGACGCTGAGCCTGCCGACCGCTCCGACCGTCACCACCGGTGTCGCCAGCCGGGTCGACCCGGGGCACAATGTCGAGGCCGGCTTCCTGGGCGTCTCGCCGAAGGTCGAGGTGCAGCGCGGCGGGCCGGTCGCGGTGCTGAAGGACATGTGGACGATGACCGAGCAGTCGGCGTACGCCCTGGTCAGCTTCCCGGTGAACGTCTGGCACACCGCTGTCGGTCTGGTCACCGGGCAGCCGCGCGACATCTACGGGCCGGTCAGCGTCGTCGGCGCCTCGCGGGTGGCGGGTGAGGTGGTCACCACCAACCAGCTCAGCTCCGCCAACAAGGTGGCGGTGGTGGCGCAACTGCTGGGGTCGGTCAATCTCTTCGTCGCCCTGTTCAACATCGTTCCGCTGCCGCCGCTGGACGGTGGTCATGTGGCCGGCGCGCTCTGGGACGGGCTGCGCCGAGTCGCCGCCCGGCTCCGCAGCCGGGCCACCCCGCCGCCGTTCGACACCACGAAGCTGCTGCCGCTGTCCTGGGCGGTGACCGCCTTCGTGGTGGTCGCCGGGCTGGTGCTGGTCGTCGCGGACCTGGTGGCGCCGGTCCGGCTCTTCTGA
- a CDS encoding riboflavin synthase, translated as MFTGIVEEIGEVVDVRPGQDSAVLRIRGPRVVSDAEHGDSVCVNGVCLTVTEVDAEGFSVDVMAETLARSDLGTLRPGSPVNLERAMSPGGRLGGHLVQGHVDGTGVVRSRTPGDAWEIVEIGLPAELSRYLVEKGSVTVAGVSLTVVDVHPDAFTVSLIPTTLTDTTLGRLPIGATVNLEVDVIGKYVATYLDRTGTGWAHQNGGDHE; from the coding sequence ATGTTCACCGGCATTGTCGAGGAGATCGGCGAAGTCGTCGACGTACGACCCGGGCAGGACTCCGCGGTGCTGCGGATCCGCGGTCCCCGGGTGGTCTCCGACGCGGAGCACGGGGACTCGGTCTGCGTCAACGGCGTCTGTCTCACCGTCACCGAGGTCGACGCGGAGGGCTTCTCCGTCGACGTGATGGCCGAGACCCTGGCCCGGTCCGACCTCGGCACACTGCGGCCGGGCTCCCCGGTCAACCTGGAACGGGCGATGTCCCCGGGCGGCCGGCTGGGCGGGCACCTGGTGCAGGGCCACGTCGACGGCACCGGCGTCGTACGCTCCCGCACCCCCGGCGACGCCTGGGAGATCGTCGAGATCGGGCTGCCGGCCGAGCTGTCGCGGTATCTGGTGGAGAAGGGCTCGGTCACCGTGGCCGGGGTGTCCCTCACCGTGGTCGACGTACACCCCGACGCGTTCACCGTGTCGCTGATCCCGACCACCCTCACCGACACGACCCTCGGCCGGCTGCCGATCGGCGCGACGGTCAACCTCGAGGTCGACGTGATCGGCAAGTACGTGGCGACCTACCTGGACCGGACCGGTACCGGATGGGCGCATCAGAACGGAGGAGATCATGAGTGA